One Intestinimonas butyriciproducens genomic window, AAAGTCAATCGAAGGTCTCAAAGGAAATAGACTTATAGCCCAAACATCTCCTTTACCACCCGGTCCGCGCCCTTGACCAGCCCCACCAAGATGAGCATATTGAAGATGGTGGAGGCGATGTAATCCCAAGCCATCGTCACCACGTCGGCCCCCGCGTCCACGGTTGGGCCGCCGCTCTCGGAGAAGGCGGAAAAGATAAGACAGGCCAGGACGATGACCGCCCCCTCCATGCACATGCCGATATAGCCCTTGACGAAGGCTTTTCCGGTCCCTGCTGTGGTCTCAGCGGCAAAGGTGGACAGGGGGATGGGGGCCAGGGCGGTGTAGAGGTAGATCTTAAAAAATCTGCCGTACACCGTCATAATGAGGAGGAAGCTCATAACGGTAATGAACAGGCTGCCCAGGAGGGAGACCAGCCAAAGGGGGATGCTCTGCAAGAATCCAACCTCCTCGATGGCGGTCACGATCTCCTCCGGCAGGGTGACGCTTGCCCCGGCCATGCCGCCCACATGGCCCATGACGGACTGAACGATGCCCCCGCAGACGGTGAAGATGGCCGTCATAAGGTCCATACAGTAGCTAACGGCGGTCTTGGCCGCCACGAAGCGGATAAAGAATTTCAAGGCGTTTTCCGGCCTCTGGAGCTCCCGGAAGTTGGCCGTGGCGGAAAAGATACCCACGGCAAAGAAGAGGACCAGGAGCCCATAGCCCACGGCCTTGAGGCCGTCGTTGATATCGACCATCACGTCCCAGATGCCGCCGCCCCGGAAGTCCTGGGGGGTGGTAGTCAGCAGGGACCATATCTCGGTCAGCTTGTCATTCCAGATGTCAAAGGCGTTTTGCAGAGCGCCTACGATCCAGTTGTCGCTGATGTCGGTTCACCTCCATGCCGCAAAATCGTGTCCCAGCTTTGGACAGGATTCTGCGGCCATCCGATATAAAAGGCGGGGCCGCCCAGTGAGGACAGCCCCGCGCTGTGTTACCCCATGATGGAGTCCAGGATTGGCTTGGCGAAGGCGATCAGGAGCCCACCGAAGAAGCACATGAAGCCCTGGGCCCGCTGGCCCGCGTCGTGGCCCTTGAGGCTGAGGCCGATCTGCACGATGCCAAAGCCCAACAGGATCACGCCGATGGCCTGGATACACTGGAATACAAAGTCACTCAGGTTATTGACCACCTGGAGGGGGTCGCCCTCCACGGCCAGGGCGGGGACGGTGAGGCAGAGGGGCAGAAGCGCGGCGGTAAGCAGAGCCTTAAATGCCCTGCGGGTACAGTCGGTATGTTTCATGCTGGTTCCTCCCATTCGATGATTTCAATCTCGTCAATGCCGGAAAAGGGAAAGTCCAGGTCCGCCATGGAAAAGTTAAGGCCCGGAGCGTGGAGGTAGGGGGCGGCCCCACCGTCCTCAGTGAGGGCAATATTGGGGTGCTTTAGGAGGTCATACTTTTGATCCAT contains:
- a CDS encoding TrbC/VirB2 family protein encodes the protein MKHTDCTRRAFKALLTAALLPLCLTVPALAVEGDPLQVVNNLSDFVFQCIQAIGVILLGFGIVQIGLSLKGHDAGQRAQGFMCFFGGLLIAFAKPILDSIMG